The Desulfuromonas sp. TF DNA segment CCTTCTGACCTCTTCCGGAGACGAACAGACGGCCGTCGAGGCGATGAAGGCCGGCGCTCTCGATTACCTGGTGAAGAGCACGGCGACCCTGGCCGAGCTCCCCCGCATCGTCGAGCGCACCCTGCGCGAATGGGACCACGTCGTCCACCGCCGGCGGGCGGAGGCGGCCCTGAGGGAGAGCGAGGGGCGCTTCCGCTCAACTTTCGAGCAGGCGGCCGTCGGCATGGCGCATTCCGGCCTGGACGGCCGCTGGCTGCGGGTGAACCAGCGTCTCTGCGATATCCTTGGTTACCGCAAGGAGGAGTTGCTGCGCAAGACCTTCCAGGAGATCAGCCACCCCGATGACCTGACGGAGACCCTGGCGCAGGTCGAGCGGCTCTGCCGGGGCGAAATCGACTCCTACCGTATTGAGAAACGATATCTGCACCGGGCCGGGCACAGCGTCTGGGTCAACCTGACCGTGGCCCTGCAGCGGGACGCGGCGGGCGAACCCCTCTACTTTATCGCCGTCGTCGAGGACATCAGCGACCGCAAGCGGACGGATGCCGAGAAGGAGCGGCTGCTGGCAGAACTCGACGCCACCATCAATTCGATCGCCGACGGGGTGGTCATCTACGGCCCCGAGAGGACGATCGTGCGTATGAACCCGGCGGCTGAAAAAGTTTTCGGCCCTTTCGAGGAGCAGATGGGGGAGCCGCTGGCCGAACGGGTGCCCCGGCTGAGGGTGGAGACGGCCGAGGGGGCGCAGCTTGGGCTGAAGCAGACGCCGGGATGGCGGGCCTTGCAGGGAGAGACGGTGCACGGCGTCATCATGGTCCTCTATCCTCCCGGCCGTGCGGCGGTATGGGTCTCCGCCAGCGCCGCACCGATCCGTACCGGCGACGGCCGACTGCTGGGGGCGGTGACGACCTTTACCGACATCACCGCTCTGCACGAGCTGCAGCAGGACCGAGACCTCTTTCTGCACACCATTTCACACGATCTGCGGATCCCGCTGACGGTCATTCAGGGATATGGGCAACTTCTGAGTGAGACGCTCACGAGGGAGGGGATGGGTGCAAGCGCGGGTCTGATGTGTGACGAAATACTGAAGGGCGCCCTGAGGATGAAGCGGATGATCGCCGCTCTGGTCGACATGGCACGTCTCGAGGGTGGACAGCTGGAACCCAAGACAGTCGCGCTCCCCCTCGGCCCCTTCGTGCTGCAGCTGTTTGACAGGCTGAAAGGGGCCCGGTTGAAGGGTGCCCTGGATCCGGATCGCCTCACGATCACGATACCGCAGAAGCTGCCCCCTGTCATGGCCGACCCGGACCTGCTGGAGCGCATTCTCCTGAATCTCCTCACAAACGCCATGAAATATTCGCAACCCGAAACCCGGGTCAGACTTGAAGCCCGTCAGAAGGAGGA contains these protein-coding regions:
- a CDS encoding PAS domain S-box protein — encoded protein: MLTKNPHILLVEDSEIHAELIRESLLSRTPSIRLSIVSTLALARAFLAENLPDLALIDLMLPDGKGTELLSSDGGQATFPAILLTSSGDEQTAVEAMKAGALDYLVKSTATLAELPRIVERTLREWDHVVHRRRAEAALRESEGRFRSTFEQAAVGMAHSGLDGRWLRVNQRLCDILGYRKEELLRKTFQEISHPDDLTETLAQVERLCRGEIDSYRIEKRYLHRAGHSVWVNLTVALQRDAAGEPLYFIAVVEDISDRKRTDAEKERLLAELDATINSIADGVVIYGPERTIVRMNPAAEKVFGPFEEQMGEPLAERVPRLRVETAEGAQLGLKQTPGWRALQGETVHGVIMVLYPPGRAAVWVSASAAPIRTGDGRLLGAVTTFTDITALHELQQDRDLFLHTISHDLRIPLTVIQGYGQLLSETLTREGMGASAGLMCDEILKGALRMKRMIAALVDMARLEGGQLEPKTVALPLGPFVLQLFDRLKGARLKGALDPDRLTITIPQKLPPVMADPDLLERILLNLLTNAMKYSQPETRVRLEARQKEDEIEIVVIDRGVGIAREDQSRVFERFCRPKSVQRVDSVGLGLYITRMLVEAQKGRIRVESEPGKGSAFFFTLPVA